Proteins from a genomic interval of Quercus robur chromosome 9, dhQueRobu3.1, whole genome shotgun sequence:
- the LOC126698443 gene encoding BAHD acyltransferase DCR yields MAAEVGKKCETKNVKITTKSHVMPNKKIGRRECQLVTFDLPYLAFYYNQKLLFYKGNDFGDMVGKLKDGLGLVLEEFYQLAGRLGKDEEGVFKVEFDDEMDGVEVVEAIAEGIEIADLMVEEGASTLKELTPYNEVLNLEGLHRPLLSVQLTKLKDGLAMGCAFNHAILDGTSTWHFMSSWAEVCSGADSVSVPPFLNRTKSRNTRVKLDLAAPPDPLATKTNGHGEAKPSPPQLREKVFKFSESDIDKIKSKLNSNPPSDGSKPFSTFQSLSVHIWRHVTQARELKPEDYTVFTVFADCRKRVDPPMPESYFGNLIQAVFTVTAAGLLLANPPEFGASAIQKAIENHNAKTIDERNKQWESEPKIFQFKDAGVNCVAVGSSPRFKVYDVDFGWGKPESVRSGSNNRFDGMVYLYQGKNGGRSIDMEISLEAQTMERLEKDKEFLMEV; encoded by the exons ATGGCAGCTGAGGTTGGGAAAAAGTGTGAAACAAAGAATGTGAAAATCACCACCAAATCCCATGTCATGCCCAACAAGAAAATAGGAAGAAGAGAATGTCAATTGGTCACATTTGATCTTCCATACCTAGCTTTTTACTACAACCAAAAGCTGTTGTTTTACAAAGGAAATGACTTTGGGGACATGGTTGGGAAATTGAAAGATGGGTTAGGTCTGGTTTTGGAAGAGTTCTATCAGCTGGCTGGGAGGCTAGGCAAAGATGAGGAGGGAGTTTTCAAGGTTGAGTTTGATGATGAAATGGACGGTGTGGAAGTTGTGGAAGCAATAGCTGAGGGGATCGAAATTGCTGATCTGATGGTCGAGGAGGGTGCTAGCACTTTGAAAGAATTGACACCCTACAATGAAGTCTTGAACTTGGAGGGGCTCCATAGGCCTCTTTTGTCTGTACAG TTAACCAAGCTGAAAGATGGACTCGCAATGGGCTGCGCGTTCAACCACGCGATCCTCGACGGGACTTCCACGTGGCATTTCATGAGCTCATGGGCCGAGGTTTGCAGCGGAGCCGACTCCGTCTCGGTCCCGCCCTTCCTCAACCGCACCAAATCGCGCAACACGCGCGTGAAGCTCGACCTCGCGGCCCCACCGGACCCACTAGCAACAAAAACCAACGGCCACGGGGAAGCAAAGCCAAGCCCACCACAACTCAGAGAAAAAGTCTTCAAATTCTCCGAATCAGACATCGACAAGATCAAGTCAAAACTCAACTCCAACCCCCCATCGGACGGCTCAAAACCATTCTCAACATTCCAATCACTCTCTGTCCATATCTGGCGCCACGTAACCCAAGCACGTGAACTAAAACCCGAAGACTACACTGTCTTCACTGTCTTCGCCGATTGCCGGAAAAGGGTGGACCCACCTATGCCCGAAAGCTACTTCGGGAACCTAATCCAAGCCGTGTTCACTGTCACGGCCGCCGGGCTGTTATTGGCGAACCCACCGGAGTTCGGAGCTTCAGCGATTCAAAAAGCCATAGAAAACCACAATGCTAAAACCATAGATGAACGTAACAAGCAGTGGGAGAGTGAGCCTAAGATATTCCAGTTTAAGGATGCCGGAGTGAACTGCGTGGCGGTCGGGAGCTCGCCGAGGTTTAAGGTTTATGATGTGGATTTTGGGTGGGGAAAGCCTGAGAGTGTGAGGAGTGGATCCAACAATAGGTTTGATGGGATGGTGTATTTGTACCAAGGGAAAAATGGTGGGAGGAGCATTGATATGGAGATTAGCTTGGAAGCTCAGACTATGGAGAGGTTGGAGAAAGATAAGGAATTTCTTATGGAGGTTTAA
- the LOC126700043 gene encoding N6-adenosine-methyltransferase non-catalytic subunit MTB, whose protein sequence is MDSPERGRYAKRDVEDGLDVKSDRAVDDEEWEGSDKRKHRSSRSRKLSNGEDAEGLDGRRRSSGDRNEGRKRSGGSSRAGSDEEDHDSRKESRSKQIKKRQEENTLEKLSNWYQDGELENKKDGVDKSGSRGHGRADESEKRKTASKFSEHEGSQSRIKSKEERSHDVEIEKVVDRDSRYSERRETGREKGHGSSEELRNSRRKWDESDAGKKAEETFSERTELRDRKLSDPKYESARERSVSARNEPSESKSRGVDSNSEKGMKSSNREERRADAERSKSKVRSEILEEDNRASPVTHEDRSGREKTEKHKQQRTPTQDVAESRDRTLSADEDRNMRMRDKNAREVGHSRRSRTPERSGRRHQETDHSEMDSERGFNLKRKELEKDGYRDDRLKGRDDSWSDRNRDHEVSKENWKRRQPINSDKDSKNGDIVYDHGREWEMPRHGRERTDNERPHGRSGNRKDGSRGEAVKTSSNFGISNENYDVIEIQTKPLDYGRPDSGSNFARRNEVAQQSDVKLTPNDEEWAYMDDRARRSDIYSSGPPGEDSKERYTDDGTSMRDQNSWRDDFDFHGGKGRGQKGAMSGRSAGGQSSSSGSQPPYGNQDLVSFNRAASQGVKGNRVGRGGRGRPSGRDNQQVAIPLPIMGSPFGPLGIPPPGPMQQINPSMQPAPGPPMSPGVFIQPFSPPVWPGARGVDMNMLAVAPGLSPVPPGPSGPRFPPNLGNSPSAIYFNQPGPGPGPGRGVTPSISGPGFNAAGAMGRGTPLDKTPGGWVPPKSSGPPGKAPSRGEQNDYSQNFVDTGMRPQNFIRELELTNVVEDYPKLRELIQKKDEIVSKSASSPMYHKCDLKEFELSPEFFGTKFDVILVDPPWEEYVHRAPGVADHMEYWTFEEIMNLKIEAIADTPSFIFLWVGDGVGLEQGRQCLKKWGFRRCEDICWVKTNKTTATPGLRHDSHTLFQHSKEHCLMGIKGTVRRSTDGHIIHANIDTDVIIAEEPPYGSTQKPDDMYRIIEHFALGRRRLELFGEDHNIRSGWLTVGKELSSSNFNSEAYVRNFSDKDGKVWLGGGGRNPPPEAPHLVVTTPEIESLRPKSPMKNQQQLQQQQSASISLTTPNSSNRRTAGNSPQNPGALGLNQEASSNPSTPAAWASPMEGFRREGSIMTSDDKVFDMYGGFSGQGNQDYLDFESHRQMNLL, encoded by the exons ATGGATTCACCTGAACGAGGTCGTTATGCGAAACGGGATGTAGAGGATGGTTTGGATGTGAAGAGCGATAGGGCTGTTGATGATGAAGAGTGGGAGGGCAGTGATAAGAGAAAGCATAGGTCAAGTAGGTCAAGAAAACTGAGCAATGGAGAAGATGCTGAGGGGTTagatggaagaagaagaagctctGGGGATAGAAATGAGGGTCGGAAACGGTCAGGTGGATCTAGTAGAGCGGGTAGTGATGAGGAGGATCACGACTCAAGAAAAGAGTCGCGCTCTAAGCAGATCAAGAAAAGACAAGAAGAGAATACATTGGAAAAGTTGAGCAACTGGTACCAAGATGGAGAATTAGAGAACAAGAAAGATGGTGTAGATAAGTCAGGGAGTAGAGGGCATGGTCGAGCTGATGaaagtgagaaaagaaaaacagcgTCCAAGTTTTCAGAGCACGAGGGTTCTCAAAGCAGGATTAAAAGCAAAGAAGAAAGATCCCATGATGTAGAGATTGAAAAAGTGGTTGATAGAGATTCCAGGTATTCAGAGAGGAGGGAAACTGGTCGGGAGAAGGGTCATGGATCTTCTGAGGAGCTGAGAAATTCGAGGAGAAAATGGGATGAATCTGATGCTGGCAAGAAAGCCGAAGAAACTTTTTCCGAAAGAACTGAGCTTAGAGACCGTAAGTTGTCTGATCCTAAGTATGAGAGTGCTAGAGAGAGAAGCGTGTCTGCTAGGAATGAACCCAGTGAGAGTAAAAGCCGGGGTGTTGATTCAAACAGTGAGAAGGGTATGAAATCTAGcaatagagaagagagaagagctGATGCTGAGAGGAGTAAGAGCAAGGTGAGATCAGAGATACTTGAAGAAGATAATAGGGCTAGTCCCGTTACTCATGAAGACCGATCAGGCAGGGAAAAAACTGAGAAGCATAAACAGCAGAGAACTCCAACTCAAGATGTTGCTGAAAGCCGGGACAGAACATTAAGTGCTGATGAAGATAGAAATATGCGGATGAGGGATAAAAATGCAAGAGAAGTGGGGCATTCCAGGAGGTCAAGGACCCCTGAGAGGAGTGGTAGGCGCCATCAAGAGACAGATCACTCTGAGATGGATAGTGAAAGAGGTTTCAACCTCAAGCGAAAGGAATTGGAAAAGGATGGTTATAGGGATGATAGATTGAAAGGCAGAGATGATAGCTGGAGTGATAGAAATAGGGACCATGAAGTTTCCAAAGAGAATTGGAAAAGAAGGCAACCCATCAATAGCGATAAAGACTCAAAAAATGGTGATATTGTTTATGATCATGGCAGAGAATGGGAGATGCCAAGACATGGTCGTGAGAGGACCGACAATGAAAGGCCTCATGGCCGGTCTGGTAATAGGAAAGATGGAAGCAGGGGTGAAGCTGTGAAAACCTCATCAAACTTTGGAATTTCAAATGAGAATTATGATGTGATAGAGATTCAAACCAAGCCTCTTGATTATGGAAGACCTGATTCTGGATCCAACTTCGCCAGGAGAAATGAAGTTGCTCAGCAATCTGATGTGAAATTAACACCAAATGATGAAGAATGGGCATATATGGATGACAGGGCAAGAAGGAGTGATATATATAGCTCTGGGCCACCTGGTGAAGATTCAAAGGAAAGATATACAGATGATGGTACCTCCATGCGAGATCAAAATTCATGGAGGGATGACTTTGATTTCCATGGAGGAAAAGGTAGGGGCCAGAAAGGTGCTATGTCTGGTCGCAGTGCTGGTGGCCAAAGTTCCAGTAGTGGTTCACAACCTCCTTATGGAAACCAGGATCTAGTGTCCTTCAATAGAGCTGCCTCACAAGGAGTAAAAGGGAATAGAGTTGGGAGAGGCGGAAGAGGTAGGCCAAGTGGGAGAGACAACCAACAGgtggcaatcccattgccaatAATGGGATCGCCTTTTGGACCTCTTGGAATTCCTCCACCTGGACCAATGCAGCAAATTAACCCTAGTATGCAACCTGCTCCAGGTCCACCAATGTCACCTGGTGTCTTCATTCAGCCATTTAGTCCGCCTGTTTGGCCTGGGGCTCGAGGTGTTGATATGAATATGTTAGCTGTTGCACCTGGCCTCTCTCCTGTTCCTCCTGGACCATCAGGTCCAAGgtttcctcccaatttggggAATTCACCCTCTGCTATCTATTTCAATCAACCTGGCCCTGGCCCTGGCCCCGGGAGAGGAGTAACTCCTAGCATTTCTGGCCCTGGTTTTAATGCTGCTGGGGCAATGGGACGAGGAACTCCACTTGATAAAACTCCAGGGGGTTGGGTTCCACCTAAAAGTAGTGGGCCTCCTGGTAAAGCTCCTTCTAGAGGAGAGCAGAATGATTACTCTCAAAATTTTGTTGACACTGGTATGCGTCCCCAGAATTTCATTAGAGAGCTGGAGCTTACAAATGTTGTTGAGGATTACCCTAAGCTTAGGGAGCTTATACAGAAAAAAGATGAGATTGTTTCTAAATCTGCTTCTTCTCCTATGTATCACAAATGtgacctgaaagagtttgaattgtCCCCAGAGTTCTTTGGAACCAAGTTTGACGTCATTCTTGTGGACCCCCCATGGGAGGAATATGTTCATCGCGCTCCCGGTGTGGCTGACCATATGGAGTACTGGACATTCGAAGAAATAATGAATCTTAAGATCGAG GCAATAGCAGACACACCTTCTTTTATCTTCCTTTGGGTTGGTGATGGTGTGGGCCTTGAGCAGGGCCGTCAATGTCTAAAGAAG TGGGGATTCCGTAGGTGTGAGGATATTTGTTGggtgaaaacaaacaaaactacTGCAACACCAGGGTTGCGTCATGATTCTCATACTTTATTTCAGCACTCAAAG GAACACTGCTTGATGGGCATAAAGGGAACCGTTCGTCGCAGTACTGATGGTCACATAATCCATGCCAACATTGATACTGATGTAATAATTGCTGAGGAGCCTCCTTATG GTTCAACCCAAAAGCCTGACGACATGTATAGAATTATTGAGCATTTTGCCCTTGGCCGCAGAAGACTTGAGCTCTTCGGTGAAGACCACAATATTCGGTCTGGATGGCTGACTGTTGGCAAAGAACTATCCTCGTCAAATTTTAATAGTGAG GCATATGTCAGGAACTTTTCTGACAAGGATGGTAAAGTTTGGCTGGGAGGGGGAGGACGAAATCCACCTCCAGAGGCACCTCATCTTGTTGTGACAACCCCTGAAATAGAGTCTCTCCGGCCCAAGTCACCGATGAAGAACCAGCAGCAACTTCAACAGCAGCAGTCAGCATCCATCTCCCTGACTACGCCCAATTCCTCCAATAGAAGGACTGCTGGAAACTCACCTCAAAATCCGGGTGCTCTTGGTCTAAACCAAGAAGCCAGCTCTAACCCCTCAACTCCAGCTGCTTGGGCCTCACCGATGGAGGGTTTTAGACGAGAAGGGAGCATTATGACTTCAGATGATAAGGTTTTTGATATGTATGGCGGGTTTAGTGGGCAGGGAAATCAAGACTATCTAGATTTTGAGTCTCACAGACAAATGAATTTGTTGTAA
- the LOC126699506 gene encoding sec-independent protein translocase protein TATB, chloroplastic, which translates to MTTHMVMASAICTPTFSSSCFTTKSAIYTSSSFLFSHPKTPKFHLSTWFPPLGLGVFSPWSGLKHLGISITPKPLKSDRKGRCKGKVVYASLFGVGAPEALVIGVVALLVFGPKGLAEVARNLGKTLRAFQPTIKELQEVSREFKSTLEREIGLDDISTQNTNSSIKPSATSTPSSTTITEDSQTVVDLNGDSSPKRAYTTEEYLKITEEQLKASAAQQQGQIPSVEGNLETQSQPQATIREAATTMPPPQKPGSET; encoded by the exons atgACCACACACATGGTCATGGCCTCAGCAATTTGTACTCCCACATTCTCATCTTCATGTTTTACTACAAAATCAGCCATCTATACCTcatcttcttttctattttcacaccccaaaaccccaaaatttcatCTTTCCACGTGGTTTCCTCCACTGGGTCTCGGGGTTTTCTCCCCATGGAGTGGTTTAAAGCATCTGGGTATCTCAATCACACCAAAGCCTCTTAAGTCAG ATAGGAAAGGGAGATGTAAGGGTAAGGTGGTTTATGCATCTCTGTTTGGGGTTGGAGCACCTGAGGCTCTGGTCATCGGGGTGGTGGCTTTGTTGGTTTTTGGTCCTAAAGGTCTTGCTGAG GTTGCTCGGAATTTGGGCAAAACTCTACGTGCATTCCAACCTACAATCAAAGAACTTCAG GAAGTTTCAAGGGAATTCAAGAGCACCCTTGAACGGGAGATTGGTCTTGATgacatttcaacacaaaacACTAACAGTTCCATCAAACCCAGTGCTACATCAACCCCATCCTCCACTACCATCACTGAAGATTCTCAGACTGTAGTTGATCTGA ATGGTGATTCATCCCCAAAAAGAGCATACACCACTGAAGAGTACTTAAAGATCACAGAAGAGCAGCTAAAGGCATCTGCTGCCCAACAGCAGGGCCAGATACCTTCAGTAGAAGGCAATTTGGAAACTCAAAGCCAGCCCCAAG CTACCATTCGAGAAGCTGCCACCACAATGCCTCCACCTCAAAAGCCTGGAAGTGAGACATGA